A single region of the Onychomys torridus chromosome 11, mOncTor1.1, whole genome shotgun sequence genome encodes:
- the LOC118593081 gene encoding NADH-cytochrome b5 reductase 1, whose product MGIQPSPVLLASLGVGLLTLFGLAVGTYLVRRSRRPKVTLQDPDEKYLLRLLDKTTVSHNTRRFRFALPTAHHILGLPVGKHVYLSARIDGSLVIRPYTPVTSDEDQGYVDLVIKVYLKGVHPKFPEGGKMSQYLDSLKIGDVVEFRGPSGLLSYAGKGNFNIQPNKKSPPELRVAKKLGMIAGGTGITPMLQLVRAILKVPEDPTQCFLLFANQTEKDIILREDLEELQAQHPNRFKLWFTLDHPPEGWTYSKGFVTADMIQQHLPAPAEDVLLLLCGPPPMVQLACHPNLDKLGYSQKMRFTY is encoded by the exons ATGGGAATCCAACCG AGCCCGGTCCTGCTAGCctctctgggggtggggctgctgACTCTGTTCGGACTGGCTGTGGGTACCTATCTGGTTCGAAGATCCCGCCGGCCGAAGGTCACTCTCCAGGACCCGGATGAGAAGTACCTGCTACGATTGCTGGATAAGACG ACTGTGAGCCACAACACCAGGAGGTTCCGCTTTGCCCTGCCCACCGCCCACCACATTCTGGGACTGCCTGTGG GCAAGCATGTCTACCTCTCTGCCCGAATTGATGGAAGTCTAGTCATCAGGCCTTACACTCCTGTCACCAGTGATGAAGACCAAGGCTATGTGGATCTTGTCATCAAA GTTTATCTGAAAGGTGTGCACCCCAAATTTCCCGAAGGAGGGAAGATGTCTCAGTACCTGGACAGCCTGAAGATTGGGGATGTGGTGGAGTTCCGAGGGCCGAGTGGGCTGCTCAGTTATGCTGGGAAAG GGAATTTTAACATTCAGCCCAACAAAAAATCTCCACCGGAACTGCGAGTGGCAAAGAAATTGGGAATGATTGCTGGTGGGACAG GAATCACCCCAATGCTGCAGCTGGTCCGGGCCATCCTGAAAGTCCCCGAAGATCCAACTCAGTGCTTTCTGCTCTTTGCCAACCAG ACTGAAAAAGACATCATCCTACGGGAGGACCTAGAGGAACTGCAGGCCCAACATCCTAACCGGTTTAAGCTCTGGTTCACTCTGGACCATCCTCCAGAAG GTTGGACCTATAGCAAGGGCTTTGTGACTGCTGACATGATCCAGCAGCACCTGCCCGCTCCAGCAGAGgatgtgctgctgctgctctgtgggCCACCTCCTATGGTACAGCTGGCCTGCCATCCTAACCTAGACAAGCTGGGCTACTCACAAAAGATGCGATTCACCTACTGA
- the Adipor1 gene encoding adiponectin receptor protein 1 — translation MSSHKGPVVAQGNGAPSNNRETDTVELAELGPLLEEKGKRATTSPAKAEEEQTCPVPQEEEEEVRVLTLPLQAHHAMEKMEEFVYKVWEGRWRVIPYDVLPDWLKDNDYLLHGHRPPMPSFRACFKSIFRIHTETGNIWTHLLGFVLFLFLGILTMLRPNMYFMAPLQEKVVFGMFFLGAVLCLSFSWLFHTVYCHSEKVSRTFSKLDYSGIALLIMGSFVPWLYYSFYCSPQPRLIYLSIVCVLGISAIIVAQWDRFATPKHRQTRAGVFLGLGLSGVVPTMHFTIAEGFVKATTVGQMGWFFLMAVMYITGAGLYAARIPERFFPGKFDIWFQSHQIFHVLVVAAAFVHFYGVSNLQEFRYGLEGGCTDDSLL, via the exons ATGTCTTCCCACAAAGGGCCTGTGGTGGCACAGGGCAATGGAGCTCCTTCTAATAACAGAGAAACTGACACGGTGGAACTGGCTGAGCTGGGACCCCTGCTGGAGGAGAAGGGCAAACGGGCAACCACCAGCCCAGCCAAG GCTGAAGAAGAACAGACATGCCCAGTGcctcaggaagaggaggaggaggtacgGGTATTGACGCTTCCTCTGCAAGCCCACCATGCcatggagaagatggaggagtTCGTGTATAAG GTCTGGGAGGGACGCTGGAGAGTCATCCCATATGATGTCCTTCCTGACTGGCTGAAAGACAATGACTACCTGTTACACGGCCACAGACCACCTATGCCCTCCTTTCGGGCTTGCTTCAAGAGCATCTTTCGCATCCATACAGAAACTGGCAACATCTGGACCCATCTGCTTG GTTTTGTGCTGTTCCTCTTTTTGGGAATCTTGACCATGCTCAGACCAAATATGTACTTCATGGCTCCCCTCCAGGAGAAGGTGGTTTTCGGGATGTTCTTTCTGGGTGCAGtgctctgcctcagcttctcctgGCTCTTCCACACCGTCTATTGTCATTCAGAGAAAGTCTCTCGGACTTTTTCCAA ACTGGACTATTCAGGGATTGCCCTACTGATTATGGGGAGCTTTGTCCCCTGGCTCTATTACTCCTTCTACTGCTCCCCACAGCCACGGCTCATCTACCTCTCCATCGTCTGTGTCCTGGGCATTTCTGCCATCATTGTGGCACAGTGGGATCGGTTTGCCACTCCTAAGCACCGGCAGACAAGAGCAG GAGTGTTCCTGGGACTTGGCTTGAGTGGTGTTGTACCCACCATGCACTTTACAATCGCTGAGGGCTTTGTCAAGGCCACCACAGTGGGCCAGATGGGCTGGTTCTTCCTCATGGCTGTGATGTACATCACCGGAGCTGGCCTGTATGCTGCTCGGATTCCTGAGCGCTTCTTTCCCGGAAAATTTGACATATGG TTCCAGTCCCATCAGATCTTCCACGTCCTGGTGGTGGCCGCAGCTTTCGTCCACTTCTATGGGGTCTCCAACCTTCAGGAATTCCGTTATGGCCTAGAAGGTGGCTGTACCGACGACTCCCTTCTCTGA